In one Candidatus Poribacteria bacterium genomic region, the following are encoded:
- a CDS encoding glutamate--tRNA ligase: MKNVAETPRCAVAPETVRVRMAPSPTGYLHIGGARTALFNYLFAKHHNGKFILRIDDTDTARSTDASMREIYTALKWLGLEWDEGGDEGGPCGSYVQSERKSIYDGYVAQLLESGNAYHCYCTPEELEEIRKEARANKQTRSYDGRYRDLTPEAVQRFVAEGRKPAVRIKIPDTPIRVDDLILGSRNIDPATLEDEVIVRSNGMPNYNLTSIIDDAEMQITHVIRGTEHLNNTPKQIVIANALGLNVPQFAHIPLVLDSGGRKMSKRHHGDLVAVNRYREQGYLPEAMLNFVVRLGWSYDDKQEIFSVDELIEKFDLERVGKSGSVFDIKKLEWLNSHYIDQLDIAARTDAVIPFWQEEGLLNNSIGDREWLEGIVEAVGERLTTLQDIVPQTSYFFTDAFEYEPKAVKKWWGNSEEKKERTREILTNISQILEEIPTFDIETIEAAIWKYTDEKDIKRVAAMQALRIALTGASFGPSLFDIVVLLGKDEVLKRIPKAIEHLT; this comes from the coding sequence ATGAAAAACGTAGCAGAAACACCCCGTTGTGCCGTAGCCCCAGAGACCGTCCGCGTCCGAATGGCACCCTCACCCACCGGTTACTTACACATCGGTGGGGCACGCACAGCGCTATTCAACTACCTGTTCGCCAAACATCACAACGGCAAATTCATCCTCCGAATCGATGATACGGACACGGCGCGTTCCACGGATGCGTCCATGCGCGAGATCTATACCGCACTGAAATGGTTAGGACTCGAATGGGACGAGGGTGGCGATGAGGGTGGACCCTGTGGGTCTTATGTGCAATCCGAACGGAAATCTATCTACGACGGTTATGTCGCGCAGTTGCTTGAGAGTGGCAACGCATACCACTGCTATTGCACCCCGGAAGAATTAGAGGAGATTCGCAAGGAGGCGCGCGCCAACAAACAGACGCGTTCCTACGATGGCAGATACCGAGATTTAACCCCAGAAGCCGTCCAGCGTTTCGTGGCAGAGGGTAGAAAACCGGCCGTGCGGATCAAGATACCTGACACCCCAATCCGTGTTGACGACCTCATCCTCGGTTCCCGGAACATTGATCCTGCCACCTTAGAGGACGAGGTAATTGTGCGTTCAAACGGCATGCCGAACTACAATCTCACCTCCATCATCGACGATGCGGAGATGCAGATAACGCACGTCATTCGGGGAACAGAGCATCTCAACAATACCCCGAAGCAGATTGTAATTGCGAATGCCCTCGGTTTAAACGTTCCACAGTTTGCCCACATTCCGTTGGTGTTGGATAGTGGCGGTAGGAAGATGAGCAAACGGCATCACGGCGACCTCGTTGCCGTGAATCGCTACCGTGAGCAGGGGTATCTGCCTGAAGCGATGCTAAACTTTGTTGTCCGACTCGGCTGGTCCTACGACGATAAACAGGAAATTTTCTCTGTCGATGAACTCATCGAGAAATTCGATCTGGAGCGGGTCGGAAAGAGTGGCAGCGTCTTTGATATTAAGAAACTGGAGTGGCTCAATTCCCACTATATTGACCAATTGGATATTGCGGCACGGACGGATGCGGTCATCCCATTCTGGCAAGAAGAAGGTTTATTGAATAATTCAATCGGAGATCGGGAGTGGTTGGAAGGCATTGTCGAAGCCGTGGGTGAACGCTTGACGACACTTCAGGACATCGTTCCGCAGACCTCCTATTTCTTTACCGATGCATTCGAGTATGAACCGAAAGCTGTCAAGAAGTGGTGGGGAAATTCAGAAGAAAAGAAGGAGAGAACCCGCGAGATTTTGACGAATATTTCACAGATTTTGGAAGAGATCCCTACATTTGATATAGAAACAATTGAAGCGGCAATTTGGAAATACACAGATGAGAAGGACATCAAACGCGTCGCAGCGATGCAAGCGTTGCGGATCGCACTGACGGGCGCATCGTTCGGTCCGAGTCTCTTTGATATTGTTGTGCTGCTCGGTAAGGACGAGGTTTTAAAACGGATCCCAAAGGCGATAGAACACCTCACTTAG
- a CDS encoding glutamine--tRNA ligase/YqeY domain fusion protein — MKHSDPHLKENANTSPDTNFIRQAIEEDLKTNRYDGRVHTRFPPEPSGYLHIGHAKAICISFGIAEDFGGLYNLRFDDSNPITEESEYVDGIKRDVRWLGFDWKEREYHASDYFETLYEYAVKLIEKGKAYVCDLTPEETRTYRGTLVEPGKDSPYRNRSIEDNLTLFRGMRDGEFPDGSRTLRAKIDMSSPNVNMRDPVMYRILRAHHHRQGDAWCIYPTYDFTHGQSDSIEGVTHSLCDVQFEDHRPLYDWFLEALEIYQPRQIEFARLNLTYTVLGKRKLKVLIEEGHVSGWDDPRLPTLSGMRRRGYTPEAIRDFCNRIGVSKADNLIEMGQLEYSIRDDLNRRAPRVMAVLNPVKVIIDNYPEGQVEMFDAENNPEDENAGTRQIPFSREIYIEREDFMEDPPRKFFRLAPGREVRLKHAYYVQCERVVKDEKGEIVEIHCTYDPETRGGWSEDGRRVRGTLHWVSAEHAVDAEVRLYDSLFTEREPEGAADDADWMQFLNPNSLEILNDCKVEPSLVEATPENRYQFLRMGYFCLDPETTPEKLVFNRTVPLRDSWAKIQRGQK; from the coding sequence ATGAAGCATTCAGATCCCCATTTAAAAGAAAACGCGAACACTTCCCCCGATACGAACTTTATTCGACAAGCGATTGAAGAAGACCTTAAGACAAACAGGTATGACGGTAGAGTGCATACCCGATTTCCACCAGAGCCAAGTGGCTACCTCCATATCGGACACGCCAAAGCCATCTGTATCAGTTTCGGGATTGCCGAAGATTTCGGCGGACTTTACAACTTACGCTTTGACGACAGCAATCCCATCACAGAAGAGAGCGAGTACGTAGACGGCATTAAGCGAGATGTCCGATGGCTCGGATTCGATTGGAAAGAGCGGGAATATCACGCTTCCGACTATTTTGAGACGCTCTACGAATATGCTGTCAAACTGATAGAGAAAGGCAAAGCATACGTCTGCGATTTGACACCAGAGGAAACACGAACATATCGTGGCACCTTGGTCGAACCCGGGAAAGACAGTCCTTATCGCAACCGATCGATTGAGGACAACCTGACGTTGTTCCGGGGGATGCGGGATGGCGAATTCCCTGATGGTTCCCGCACGCTCCGCGCAAAAATCGATATGTCAAGCCCGAATGTGAATATGCGTGATCCCGTGATGTATCGCATCCTTCGCGCCCATCACCATCGTCAGGGCGACGCCTGGTGCATCTATCCTACCTACGATTTCACCCACGGACAATCCGACTCCATAGAAGGCGTGACACACTCGCTCTGCGATGTCCAGTTTGAAGACCACCGTCCACTCTATGACTGGTTTCTGGAAGCGTTGGAGATTTATCAGCCACGACAGATTGAATTCGCACGGCTGAATCTCACCTATACCGTCTTGGGCAAACGGAAACTCAAAGTCCTCATTGAGGAGGGACACGTCAGCGGATGGGACGATCCGAGACTCCCGACACTCTCTGGGATGCGCCGCCGCGGGTATACACCTGAAGCCATCCGAGATTTTTGCAACCGCATCGGGGTTTCAAAGGCGGATAATCTCATTGAGATGGGACAACTCGAATACTCTATCCGCGATGATCTAAACCGTCGCGCCCCACGGGTCATGGCAGTTCTCAATCCGGTTAAGGTTATTATTGACAATTACCCAGAGGGACAGGTCGAGATGTTCGATGCCGAAAATAATCCTGAAGACGAGAACGCCGGGACACGGCAGATCCCATTTTCGCGAGAAATCTATATCGAGCGCGAAGATTTTATGGAGGATCCGCCCCGCAAATTCTTCAGATTGGCGCCCGGACGTGAAGTGCGGCTTAAGCACGCCTATTATGTCCAGTGTGAACGGGTCGTTAAAGACGAAAAAGGCGAAATCGTTGAGATTCACTGCACCTATGATCCCGAAACGCGTGGCGGGTGGTCGGAAGACGGACGCCGGGTCAGAGGCACATTGCATTGGGTCTCTGCTGAACACGCCGTTGATGCTGAGGTTCGCCTCTACGATTCGCTCTTCACGGAACGGGAACCCGAGGGCGCAGCGGATGACGCAGACTGGATGCAGTTCCTGAATCCGAACTCCTTAGAGATTCTAAATGACTGCAAGGTTGAACCGAGTCTTGTGGAGGCAACACCGGAAAACCGGTATCAGTTCCTCCGGATGGGTTATTTTTGCTTGGATCCAGAGACAACACCAGAGAAATTAGTATTCAATCGCACGGTGCCATTGCGGGATAGCTGGGCGAAGATTCAGAGAGGACAGAAATGA